One Pogoniulus pusillus isolate bPogPus1 chromosome 22, bPogPus1.pri, whole genome shotgun sequence DNA segment encodes these proteins:
- the SOWAHA gene encoding ankyrin repeat domain-containing protein SOWAHA, with protein sequence MAELDLSPAAVLAFLRERGGSVRNAELVSAFRPLLEAGGEAAERTERRERFKAAVNAVAVVKERDGAKFVVLKRDLRAAPPQGGALAPGGAGAPGSGDGGSAGPGPVACPVPTGRLSPAPSEELPGPRAVSELRGLFQGGDGTVPLPAGAAGPRREPLPKPCMLPVRCVPPPSATAATPGTPEEPSSPLSPPQLEEEAGSRSPGLRRGPKNHRASEETSAVPLEEAEHQWLVMAAGGQWTQQLHGLLLGDASLAARRDFISGFTALHWAAKNGNCDMVTNIIRAAEKGGARVNVDARSHGGYTALHLAAIHGQEKIITMLVYSYHAKIDLRDYSGKKPHQYLKEGASSAVRRLLGDPSLAHGVEPSAPIKKSTKLAASILSSTSTFLGVISDDMAFYDLTKGLRKPSSLNKLLAATTGPRRKPKTRGGFPSYSSLSEVTEEEEEVVVKRRPVSELFFGH encoded by the coding sequence ATGGCGGAGCTCGACCTCAGCCCGGCGGCCGTGCTGGCTTTCCTGCGAGAACGCGGCGGGTCGGTGCGTAACGCCGAGTTGGTGAGCGCCTTCCGGCCGCTGCTGGAGGCCGGCGGGGAGGCGGCGGAGCGGACGGAGCGGCGGGAGCGGTTTAAGGCGGCGGTGAATGCCGTAGCCGTGGTGAAGGAACGGGACGGAGCCAAGTTCGTCGTGCTGAAGCGGGACCTGCGCGCCGCCCCGCCGCAGGGGGGCGCCCTGGCACCGGGGGGCGCTGGGGCACCGGGAAGCGGCGATGGCGGCAGCGCCGGCCCTGGGCCGGTTGCGTGCCCGGTCCCCACCGGGCGGCTCTCGCCGGCGCCCTCCGAGGAGCTGCCGGGCCCACGGGCCGTCTCCGAGCTGCGAGGCCTCTTCCAGGGCGGTGATGGCACCGTGCCCCTGCCCGCCGGTGCAGCGGGGCCCCGGCGGGAGCCGCTGCCCAAGCCTTGCATGCTGCCGGTGCGGTGCGTGCCACCCCCCTCTGCCACCGCCGCCACCCCGGGCACCCCTGAGGAGCCAAGCTCCCCCCTGTCCCCCccgcagctggaggaggaggccgGATCCCGCTCACCTGGCCTGCGGCGGGGTCCCAAGAACCATCGTGCCAGCGAGGAGACGTCGGCGGTGCccttggaggaggctgagcaccAGTGGCTGGTGATGGCGGCCGGGGGGCAGTGGACCCAGCAGCTCCacgggctgctgctgggggatgccagctTGGCGGCACGGAGGGACTTCATCTCGGGCTTCACCGCCCTGCACTGGGCTGCCAAGAACGGCAACTGCGACATGGTGACGAACATCATCCGAGCGGCCGAGAAGGGGGGCGCCCGGGTCAACGTGGATGCCAGGTCGCACGGTGGCTACACGGCGCTCCACTTGGCTGCCATCCACGGCCAGGAGAAGATCATCACCATGCTGGTCTACAGCTACCACGCCAAGATTGACCTGAGGGACTACAGCGGGAAGAAGCCACACCAGTACCTAAAGGAAGGGGCATCTTCCGCGGTCAGGCGCTTGCTGGGGGACCCCAGCCTTGCCCACGGCGTGGAGCCCTCCGCGCCCATCAAGAAGAGCACAAAGCTTGCGGCTTCCATCCTGAGCTCCACCAGCACTTTCCTGGGGGTCATATCTGATGACATGGCTTTCTACGACCTCACCAAAGGGCTGAGGAAGCCTTCCTCCTTGAacaagctgctggctgccacgACGGGCCCGAGGAGGAAGCCAAAGACCAGAGGGGGGTTCCCTTCCTATTCCTCCCTCTCCGAGGTgacggaggaggaggaggaggttgttgtgaAGCGCAGACCTGTTTCTGAGCTGTTCTTTGGCCACTAG